From the genome of Papaver somniferum cultivar HN1 chromosome 2, ASM357369v1, whole genome shotgun sequence, one region includes:
- the LOC113347284 gene encoding protein root UVB sensitive 6-like, translated as MAPIPRSSTQTITNSQETRLLVRETLRISANLASSPSPQKLVVSEKESSSNYVVVEDEFVNSSLRVICREQINGRRWKYVAETDGSSGRFKKASLRSFSLETTPQDPFVEMMSFVRSYVVPEGFPDSVTPSYVPYMTWRALKHFFGGAMGVFTTQSLLSSVGVSRNTAASGAVSINWILKDGAGRVGKMLFARQGKKFDNDLKQLRFAGDLLMELGAGIELATAAVPHLFLPLACAANVAKNVAAVTSTSTRTPIYKAFAKGENIGDVTAKGECVGNIADLLGTGLSIIISKRNPSLVATFSLLSCGYVLSSYQEVKSVVLRTLNRTRFSVAVESFLKTGHVPSLQEGNLKENVFTLPWIKDKPILLGSRFKDAFQEPASYLALVPLFEKERYIVTYNPSKGNVCALLKDQAESDDVLKAAFHAHVLLHFIRSSSEQSSVKHAASESTNFLGHFSTQHPLPTTFDLDQIAESCKVVSASYGLFKRKAAEQGWMMSESLLNPGKARLY; from the exons ATGGCACCAATTCCTCGATCTTCTACACAAACCATAACGAATTCACAAGAAACTAGATTACTTGTTCGTGAAACACTTCGGATAAGTGCTAATCTTGCTTCTTCACCTTCACCTCAGAAATTGGTTGTCTCAGAGAAAGAGAGTAGTAGTAattatgttgttgttgaagatgaatttgTTAATTCGAGTTTAAGAGTTATTTGTCGTGAACAAATAAATGGTAGGCGATGGAAATATGTTGCAGAAACTGATGGATCTTCTGGAAGGTTTAAGAAAGCTTCATTGCGTTCTTTTAGCTTGGAAACTACTCCTCAAGATCCTTTTGTT GAAATGATGTCGTTTGTAAGATCTTATGTGGTGCCTGAAGGATTTCCAGACAGTGTTACCCCATCTTATGTACCATATATGACATGGAGAGCTTTAAAG CATTTCTTTGGTGGAGCAATGGGTGTTTTTACGACACAATCATTGTTGAGTTCTGTTGGAGTTTCTAGAAATACCGCGGCATCAGGTGCTGTTTCTATTAACTGGATTCTCAAG GATGGAGCAGGCCGTGTTGGAAAAATGCTTTTTGCAAGGCAAGGGAAGAAATTTGACAATGATCTGAAACAG CTTCGTTTTGCTGGGGATCTCTTAATGGAGTTAGGGGCTGGGATAGAGTTAGCAACTGCAGCTGTGCCACATCTTTTCCTTCCACTGGCTTGTGCTGCTAATGTTGCTAAG AACGTTGCTGCCGTGACTTCAACATCAACTCGGACTCCAATCTATAAAGCTTTTGCTAAAGGGGAGAACATTGGGGATGTAACGGCCAAAGGAGAATGTGTTGGAAATATTGCAGACCTG TTGGGAACAGGGCTGAGCATCATCATATCAAAAAGAAATCCATCTTTGGTGGCCACATTTTCCCTTCTCTCATGTGGATATGTTCTTAGTTCATATCAAGAG GTAAAGTCTGTTGTTTTGCGTACTCTGAATCGAACAAGATTTTCTGTGGCTGTGGAGTCCTTCCTTAAAACAG GACATGTACCATCATTGCAGGAAGGAAATCTGAAGGAAAACGTGTTTACCTTGCCATGGATAAAAGATAAGCCAATTCTTCTAG GATCGAGGTTTAAGGATGCTTTCCAAGAGCCAGCCTCATACCTTGCACTAGTGCCTCTATTCGAG AAAGAGAGGTATATAGTCACATACAATCCTTCAAAGGGTAATGTTTGTGCGTTGCTTAAGGATCAGGCAGAGTCAGATGACGTTCTGAAAGCAGCTTTCCAT GCTCACGTTCTTCTGCATTTTATCCGTTCATCAAGCGAGCAGTCTTCTGTGAAGCATGCTGCATCTGAAAGTACAAACTTTCTTGGGCACTTCTCTACACAACATCCTCTGCCCACAACTTTTGACCTAGACCAAATTGCCGAGTCTTGCAAGGTTGTCTCAGCATCATATGGATTATTTAAGAGAAAAGCTGCCGAACAG GGGTGGATGATGTCAGAATCATTGCTTAACCCTGGGAAAGCTCGGCTGTATTGA
- the LOC113347285 gene encoding O-acyltransferase WSD1-like isoform X2, producing the protein MADNSGVHLLPPLSPLGSYINTEKLQFYIMGVLELENPFSESQTLDFLRDVFIPINTRFSSMILTDEKGVQRWKKIDTIPENHLIIPTLSPSSEDQQLYDEQVHDYLAKINLKPFPEHLSPWDVHLITYPTTNAKTTLVFNLHHALGDGYSIMGALFSIFKSSANPKHPLRFPTASSRMNEVKTNYSKISGLVTKAKNTLTDFTKNVLGAYILKDGETVLRSTTPRVEYEPISITSVTTSMDYIRDIRSKVGGTVNDITTGWISYGLHLYMKKLGESGDGSSRCTALVVMNMRMYRGFKSIEEMLKANIWGNHFGLLSVSLPSFVSDDMESVDPLDYIVQAKEEMLRKANSFGAFFTSKLLHYMGKVTGPEGPANFIYSNVRNKSIMISNMCGPVEKAAVAGNPLKGFYFIIPGMPQIGRTPLAITDRFLSLVVIH; encoded by the exons ATGGCTGACAACAGTggagttcatcttcttcctccactGAGTCCATTAGGTTCTTACATCAATACTGAAAAACTTCAGTTCTATATTATGGGTGTGCTTGAATTAGAAAACCCATTTTCAGAATCTCAAACTCTCGATTTCCTCAGAGATGTCTTCATACCTATTAACACTAGATTTTCTTCCATGATTCTCACTGATGAGAAAGGTGTTCAGAGATGGAAAAAGATTGATACCATTCCTGAAAATCATCTCATCATTCCAACCCTTTCACCATCATCAGAAGATCAACAACTATATGATGAACAAGTCCATGATTATCTTGCGAAAATTAATTTGAAACCATTTCCTGAACACCTTTCTCCATGGGATGTTCATCTTATTACTTATCCCACTACAAATGCAAAAACAACCTTAGTTTTCAACCTACACCATGCACTTGGTGATGGTTATTCAATTATGGGTGCACTGTTCTCTATCTTTAAAAGTTCAGCAAATCCTAAACATCCTCTTAGATTTCCAACTGCTTCTTCAAGAATGAACGAAGTTAAGACAAACTATTCTAAGATTTCTGGTTTGGTTACAAAAGCCAAAAACACTCTTACAGATTTTACCAAGAATGTTTTAGGTGCTTATATATTGAAAGACGGTGAGACAGTTCTCAGATCGACCACCCCAAGAGTTGAGTATGAACCTATTTCAATCACCTCAGTCACAACTTCCATGGATTATATCAGAGATATTAGGTCCAAAGTTGGAGGG ACAGTGAATGATATCACAACTGGTTGGATATCATATGGGCTTCATTTATACATGAAGAAACTGGGAGAATCTGGTGACGGAAGTTCAAGATGTACTGCTTTAGTGGTCATGAACATGAGAATGTATAGGGGTTTTAAAAGTATCGAAGAGATGTTAAAGGCAAATATTTGGGGAAATCACTTTGGACTCTTGAGTGTATCACTTCCATCTTTTGTTAGTGATGATATGGAAAGTGTAGATCCTCTGGATTACATAGTTCAAGCAAAAGAAGAGATGCTGAGAAAGGCCAATTCTTTTGGTGCTTTTTTCACTAGTAAACTACTCCATTATATGGGAAAGGTTACTGGCCCTGAG GGACCAGCCAATTTCATTTATTCAAATGTGAGGAacaagagtattatgatctcaaATATGTGCGGTCCAGTAGAGAAAGCAGCTGTAGCAGGCAATCCACTCAAGGGTTTCTATTTCATTATACCAGGGATGCCTCAG ATTGGTCGTACTCCATTAGCCATCACGGACAGATTTTTATCATTGGTCGTAATCCATTAG
- the LOC113347285 gene encoding O-acyltransferase WSD1-like isoform X1 gives MADNSGVHLLPPLSPLGSYINTEKLQFYIMGVLELENPFSESQTLDFLRDVFIPINTRFSSMILTDEKGVQRWKKIDTIPENHLIIPTLSPSSEDQQLYDEQVHDYLAKINLKPFPEHLSPWDVHLITYPTTNAKTTLVFNLHHALGDGYSIMGALFSIFKSSANPKHPLRFPTASSRMNEVKTNYSKISGLVTKAKNTLTDFTKNVLGAYILKDGETVLRSTTPRVEYEPISITSVTTSMDYIRDIRSKVGGTVNDITTGWISYGLHLYMKKLGESGDGSSRCTALVVMNMRMYRGFKSIEEMLKANIWGNHFGLLSVSLPSFVSDDMESVDPLDYIVQAKEEMLRKANSFGAFFTSKLLHYMGKVTGPEGPANFIYSNVRNKSIMISNMCGPVEKAAVAGNPLKGFYFIIPGMPQSLTFTIVSYMGKLRLVTTSEKGFIDAKLMNSCLKEAFQKMYSAACGEIPVME, from the exons ATGGCTGACAACAGTggagttcatcttcttcctccactGAGTCCATTAGGTTCTTACATCAATACTGAAAAACTTCAGTTCTATATTATGGGTGTGCTTGAATTAGAAAACCCATTTTCAGAATCTCAAACTCTCGATTTCCTCAGAGATGTCTTCATACCTATTAACACTAGATTTTCTTCCATGATTCTCACTGATGAGAAAGGTGTTCAGAGATGGAAAAAGATTGATACCATTCCTGAAAATCATCTCATCATTCCAACCCTTTCACCATCATCAGAAGATCAACAACTATATGATGAACAAGTCCATGATTATCTTGCGAAAATTAATTTGAAACCATTTCCTGAACACCTTTCTCCATGGGATGTTCATCTTATTACTTATCCCACTACAAATGCAAAAACAACCTTAGTTTTCAACCTACACCATGCACTTGGTGATGGTTATTCAATTATGGGTGCACTGTTCTCTATCTTTAAAAGTTCAGCAAATCCTAAACATCCTCTTAGATTTCCAACTGCTTCTTCAAGAATGAACGAAGTTAAGACAAACTATTCTAAGATTTCTGGTTTGGTTACAAAAGCCAAAAACACTCTTACAGATTTTACCAAGAATGTTTTAGGTGCTTATATATTGAAAGACGGTGAGACAGTTCTCAGATCGACCACCCCAAGAGTTGAGTATGAACCTATTTCAATCACCTCAGTCACAACTTCCATGGATTATATCAGAGATATTAGGTCCAAAGTTGGAGGG ACAGTGAATGATATCACAACTGGTTGGATATCATATGGGCTTCATTTATACATGAAGAAACTGGGAGAATCTGGTGACGGAAGTTCAAGATGTACTGCTTTAGTGGTCATGAACATGAGAATGTATAGGGGTTTTAAAAGTATCGAAGAGATGTTAAAGGCAAATATTTGGGGAAATCACTTTGGACTCTTGAGTGTATCACTTCCATCTTTTGTTAGTGATGATATGGAAAGTGTAGATCCTCTGGATTACATAGTTCAAGCAAAAGAAGAGATGCTGAGAAAGGCCAATTCTTTTGGTGCTTTTTTCACTAGTAAACTACTCCATTATATGGGAAAGGTTACTGGCCCTGAG GGACCAGCCAATTTCATTTATTCAAATGTGAGGAacaagagtattatgatctcaaATATGTGCGGTCCAGTAGAGAAAGCAGCTGTAGCAGGCAATCCACTCAAGGGTTTCTATTTCATTATACCAGGGATGCCTCAG AGTCTTACATTTACTATTGTAAGTTACATGGGAAAGCTAAGACTGGTGACAACTTCAGAGAAAGGATTCATCGATGCTAAATTAATGAACTCGTGCCTGAAAGAAGCATTTCAAAAAATGTACTCTGCTGCATGTGGCGAAATTCCAGTGATGGAGTAA